A part of Liolophura sinensis isolate JHLJ2023 chromosome 1, CUHK_Ljap_v2, whole genome shotgun sequence genomic DNA contains:
- the LOC135472422 gene encoding transcription factor SOX-9-like, which produces MSDSEDSVRGSPLAMSPPVPLVDMGDAERDEKPLLPGTLNLPNLADPEKYPQQIQEAVSQVLKGYDWSLVPMPVRANGGEKRKPHIKRPMNAFMVWAQAARRKLADQYPHLHNAELSKTLGKLWRLLKEDEKKPFIDEAERLRVQHKKDYPDYKYQPRRRKPLKGAGNSVGDGNSVSSSSVMFKTLQDNSPSSTLSDGECSSDCSSQTTSNHGPPTPPTTPNQHDKCSMERSRARVVHPGHRQAQPIDFSRVDMHQLSTEVISMDNLNDDELDQYLLPNGAPNPYHPLNSQAANQGDPNYPAFSYGPTSSTQTTWASPYRVSSGVPSYAMSSMNNNNNIPPHYEMSHQHSPPQAPPQQQSPPLAHMNSSLPSNAHGTYQGSNQCKYRDLDHPVKLEHLSPHHESYNRENHTYDVPTTQRFDVDSSQTSPTQYSPNNVPNSFLGHSLPVNGAPPPAYPFMGLPMPKPMFNAISVTADQQWDRYT; this is translated from the exons ATGAGTGACTCTGAGGACAGTGTTAGGGGCTCCCCTCTGGCTATGTCACCTCCAGTGCCGCTGGTAGATATGGGGGATGCCGAGCGCGACGAGAAGCCCCTGCTACCTGGCACTCTTAACTTACCTAACCTGGCGGATCCGGAGAAATACCCTCAGCAAATTCAGGAGGCCGTGTCTCAGGTGCTGAAAGGGTACGACTGGTCCCTGGTGCCCATGCCTGTTCGGGCTAATGGAGGAGAGAAGAGAAAACCTCACATCAAGCGGCCGATGAATGCCTTCATGGTTTGGGCACAGGCTGCACGACGGAAGTTGGCTGACCAGTATCCACACCTTCACAACGCTGAACTCAGCAAGACCCTTGGGAAACTCTGGAG GTTGTTGAAAGAGGACGAAAAGAAGCCATTCATAGATGAAGCGGAACGTCTGCGTGTCCAACACAAGAAAGACTACCCAGATTACAAGTACCAACCGCGGCGGCGAAAGCCACTGAAGGGAGCGGGGAACAGTGTGGGAGACGGGAACTCTGTGTCCTCATCTTCTGTGATGTTCAAGACCCTCCAGGACAACTCTCCATCCTCTACCCTTAGTGACGGCGAATGTTCCAGCGACTGTTCTAGCCAAACCACCAGTAACCATGGTCCCCCAACACCACCTACCACCCCGAACCAACACGACAAATGCAGCATGGAACGCTCCAGAGCACGGGTTGTTCACCCAG GTCATCGTCAAGCTCAGCCTATCGACTTCAGTCGGGTTGATATGCACCAACTGAGCACAGAAGTTATCAGCATGGACAACCTAAATGATGACGAGCTTGACCAGTACCTACTGCCGAACGGTGCACCAAATCCTTACCATCCACTGAACAGCCAAGCTGCCAACCAAGGAGATCCCAATTATCCAGCTTTCAGTTACGGTCCCACATCTTCCACCCAGACGACCTGGGCTTCACCGTACCGAGTCTCCAGTGGAGTGCCGTCGTATGCCATGTCATctatgaacaacaacaacaacattccaCCTCACTACGAGATGTCCCACCAGCACTCGCCGCCACAGGCTCCACCTCAGCAGCAGTCCCCACCCCTGGCTCACATGAACTCTTCTCTTCCTTCCAACGCTCATGGTACTTACCAGGGCTCAAACCAGTGCAAATACAGAGACCTTGACCATCCTGTCAAACTGGAGCACCTGTCGCCACACCACGAATCCTACAACCGAGAAAATCACACCTACGATGTCCCCACAACACAGAGGTTCGATGTAGACAGTAGCCAAACCTCGCCCACCCAATATTCACCAAACAACGTACCAAATAGCTTTTTAGGGCACAGTTTGCCAGTGAACGGCGCTCCTCCGCCAGCCTACCCTTTCATGGGACTTCCAATGCCGAAACCAATGTTCAACGCCATCTCTGTGACAGCTGACCAGCAGTGGGACCGCTACACGTGA